In one window of Athene noctua chromosome 17, bAthNoc1.hap1.1, whole genome shotgun sequence DNA:
- the SDF2L1 gene encoding stromal cell-derived factor 2-like protein 1: MRGGCRLFPLLLLSLLRGLCHGRGPAPGAVTCGSVLKLLNTRHSVRLHSHEVKYGSGSGQQSVTGVEASDDANSYWRIRGKSDGSCQRGTPVKCGQAIRLTHVNTGKNLHTHHFPSPLSNNQEVSAFGDDGEGDDLDIWIVQCSGTYWEREDAVRFKHVGTEVFLSITGEQYGHPIRGQREVHGMPTANHHNYWKAMEGVFIKPSMDPAKHDEL, from the exons ATGCGGGGCGGCTGCCGCCTCTTCCCGCTCCTGCTCCTGTCGCTGCTGCGCGGGCTGTGTCACGGCAGGGGACCGGCGCCGGGCGCTGTTACCTGCGGCTCGGTGCTGAAGCTGCTTAACACCCGCCACAGCGTGCGGCTCCACTCGCACGAGGTCAAGTACGGCTCCG GAAGTGGACAACAGTCAGTGACAGGAGTTGAAGCTTCAGATGATGCTAACAGTTACTGGAGGATTCGTGGGAAAAGTGATGGCAGTTGCCAGCGCGGGACACCGGTGAAATGTGGACAAGCCATACGACTTACTCATgttaacacaggaaaaaatttaCACACTCATCACTTCCCATCACCACTCTCCAATAACCAA GAAGTAAGTGCCTTTGGTGATGATGGCGAAGGAGATGACCTCGATATATGGATTGTGCAGTGCAGTGGGACTTACTGGGAGCGGGAGGATGCAGTGCGCTTCAAGCACGTAGGAACTGAGGTGTTCCTTTCCATAACAGGGGAACAGTATGGCCATCCCATTAGAGGCCAGCGGGAAGTTCATGGCATGCCTACTGCTAATCATCACAACTATTGGAAAGCAATGGAGGGAGTCTTCATCAAACCCAGTATGGACCCTGCAAAACATGATGAGCTCTGA